The Papaver somniferum cultivar HN1 chromosome 3, ASM357369v1, whole genome shotgun sequence genome includes a region encoding these proteins:
- the LOC113355208 gene encoding uncharacterized protein LOC113355208, protein MDMDGIEHKMVVVNGINMHIAEKGEGPVILFLHGFPELWYAWKKQIIGLASSGYRAVAPDLRGYGDTDAPSSFTKYTTLHIVGDLIALIDSLGLDQVFVVGHDWGASIAWALCLYRPDRVKALVNMSIAFTPRNPSAKPTDRLRAAFGNEYYMIRFQEPGVMEADFVTVGAENVVKKLLTSTSPMIPTDIGLWGPPNTEITLPPWLSQEDVDYYATKFGEKGFTGGLNYYRSLDLNWELTAAWTGAKVQVPVKFIVGENDLSYNNAPTKAYIHGGGLKKDVPLLEEVVVMKGVGHFINLEKPDEINKHISDFFGKF, encoded by the exons ATGGACATGGATGGAATAGAGCATAAGATGGTAGTTGTAAACGGCATAAACATGCACATAGCAGAGAAAGGAGAAGGGCCAGTTATTTTGTTTCTTCATGGTTTTCCTGAGCTTTGGTACGCATGGAAGAAACAGATTATTGGCTTAGCTTCGAGCGGATACAGAGCTGTGGCTCCTGACCTTCGCGGATATGGAGACACAGATGCACCATCATCTTTCACCAAGTACACAACTCTTCACATTGTTGGTGATCTCATTGCTCTAATTGATTCACTTGGCCTAGACCAG GTGTTTGTCGTTGGACATGACTGGGGTGCAAGTATTGCCTGGGCACTTTGTTTGTATCGTCCTGATCGAGTGAAGGCATTGGTTAACATGAGTATCGCATTTACTCCTCGAAACCCTTCAGCGAAACCCACTGATAGACTGCGAGCTGCCTTTGGCAACGAATACTACATGATCCGCTTCCAG GAACCTGGAGTGATGGAAGCTGACTTTGTTACGGttggtgctgaaaatgttgttaAAAAACTTCTAACTAGTACGAGTCCAATGATACCTACAGATATAGGGTTATGGGGTCCACCCAACACTGAAATAACCTTGCCCCCATGGTTATCTCAAGAAGATGTTGATTACTATGCAACAAAATTCGGAGAGAAAGGCTTCACTGGAGGACTAAACTACTATCGTTCTCTTGACCT GAACTGGGAATTGACTGCAGCCTGGACAGGAGCCAAAGTACAAGTACCTGTTAAGTTCATCGTCGGGGAAAATGATTTGAGTTATAATAACGCACCTACAAAAGCGTATATACACGGAGGTGGCTTGAAGAAAGATGTTCCACTCCTTGAAGAAGTAGTTGTAATGAAAGGAGTTGGACATTTCATTAACTTGGAAAAACCAGATGAAATTAACAAAcatatttctgatttttttggCAAGTTTTGA